A region from the Brassica napus cultivar Da-Ae chromosome C8, Da-Ae, whole genome shotgun sequence genome encodes:
- the LOC125591664 gene encoding cytochrome P450 97B3, chloroplastic-like, which produces MQKDMVYLYLQLKDGGRARIYLWYKIAASALAHHSEFIDTRRCVCFLEATNFVCFRDIFHLKHTRVYKYEFVRKAYVVISDPIVARHVLGGNTFSDKGVLAEIFQPIMGKGLIPVDLDAWKLRRRAKSYDSLHYLEAMVKIFSACSEKIILRSEKLLRE; this is translated from the exons ATGCAAAAGGATATGGTGTACTTATATCTCCAACTTAAAGA CGGCGGGAGAGCCCGTATTTATCTGTGGTACAAAATTGCCGCCAGTGCTCTTGCTCACCACTCTGAATTCATAGACACTAGGAGGTGTGTTTGTTTCCTTGAAGCTACCAACTTTGTTTGCTTCCGTGATATTTTTCATCTAAAGCATACAAGAGTGTATAAATATGAGTTTGTTCGaaaagcttatgttgttatctCAGATCCGATTGTTGCAAGGCATGTCCTCGGAGGAAACACTTTCAGTGACAAG GGAGTTCTTGCTGAGATCTTCCAGCCGATTATGGGAAAAGGGTTGATACCAGTAGACCTAGATGCATGGAAGTTAAGAAGAAGAG CTAAATCTTATGATTCCCTACATTATCTAGAGGCTATGGTCAAAATATTTAGTGCCTGTTCAGAGAAAATAATACTCAGGTCTGAGAAACTCTTACGAGAATAA
- the LOC106373155 gene encoding uncharacterized protein LOC106373155 codes for MSSTTSSGLWKTRIELSNHKKEVDEIERLVFGTEIEQVQHLIVATAEAKIVEEADKMVEVKILKGDEPMAEKPVAKRANQKLKEVKLEDTTEVEQSPYDKLPFPQRVLTKAQKKVISKFRKDLSDIGVKLPAISGMREAHVQMMLIKDIVDHQAEVAELLNISTLKLDPPVTPKSLPKLESQGKFTLSCSLGKLNFDDALIGSCTIPIDLTVLKMATEKRVPLILGTPFLTTVGACIDFANKKVTLLSVNEAVSYPIQSPLDVEYCGTITSGDPYIEKDPPSPLST; via the exons atgagctcaacaacaagttcagggcTTTGGAAaacca GGATTGAATTGAGTAACCACAAGAAAGAGGTAGATGAAATTGAAAGATTGGTGTTTGGAACTGAGATTGAACAGGTTCAGCATCTGATTGTAGCAACAGCTGAAGCAAAGATTGTGGAGGAAGCTGACAAAATGGTTGAAGTAAAGATTTTGAAGGGAGATGAACCCATGGCTGAGAAACCAGTTGCGAAGAGAGCTAACCAGAAGCTGAAAGAGGTCAAGCTGGAGGACACCACTGAGGTTGAGCAGTCACCCTATGACAAGCTCCCATTTCCACAAAGGgttctcaccaaagctcagaaGAAGGTGATTTCCAAGTTCAGAAAAGACCTAAGTGATATTGGAGTTAAGCTTCCAGCGATTTCGGGTATGCGTGAGGCTCATGTCCAAATGATGCTCATCAAGGACATTGTAGACCACCAAGCAGAAGTAGCAGAGCTTCTCAACATCTCAACTTTGAAACTTGATCCACCAGTCACACCAAAGTCTCTCCCTAAACTAGAATCCCAAGGGAAgttcaccttgtcttgctctcttggTAAGCTCAActttgatgatgctctt attggaTCTTGCACCATCCCCATAGACCTCACTGTCTtgaagatggcaactgagaagagagtTCCATTGATCCTGGGCACACCATTCCTTACTACTGTGGGTGCTTGCATCGATTTcgccaacaagaaggtcacactcctcAGTGTCAACGAAGCTGTCTCTTACCCAATTCAGTCTCCACTGGATGTTGAGTATTGTGGAACCATCACTTCTGGAGACCCCTACATTGAGAAGGATCCTCCTTCTCCACTTTCCACTTGA
- the LOC106412860 gene encoding uncharacterized protein LOC106412860 yields the protein MLGEAHDQTLEAALSQQLIAIQELNDKIAQLGKRNKPQGRRPQHEERRFGDAPEAGYVEPKPPDPSWNTPQQTSYTHDYLTHSYHNFKPTNDVKIYSFSGSTWPDDYLSWEITMDEWFSYHCVPRKERLSHAIKQLSGKAFSWWKRVDCSQEKSYGETIKTWEDLKDAMIRKYVSSLPTPDIRERYPRRFSSHGSKGAKRVVPQQGHRSLIHQDQIWPNKRPTVLYDQYQPYEVPKAVEKKNFTSPEVPKDTISTSLLRSKVVHDLSPRDKEILNPKEEEPSSQGTKEHEFKGEEPPGATLVMEQKLVQDTMQSMLLKEAKPVIKVSHQGGTNESYMRTEVPRKEPDHKHSHEPPHTWKPKIELSVVKMPRLKE from the exons ATGTTAGGAGAAGCACACGACCAAACCCTAGAGGCCGCACTGAGCCAACAACTAATAGCTATACAAGAGCTCAATGATAAGATTGCTCAGTTGGGAAAAAGGAATAAGCCACAAGGCCGACGACCACAACATGAAGaaagaagatttggagatgcacCAGAGGCTGGCTATGTTGAGCCCAAACCACCGGATCCTTCATGGAACACCCCACAGCAAACTTCTTACACTCATGATTACTTAACTCAttcttatcataattttaaacctACTAATGATGTTAAGATATACTCTTTTTCAGGTAGCACTTGGCCAGATGATTATCTCTCATGGGAAATAACCATGGATGAATGGTTTTCATACCATTGCGTGCCAAGGAAAGAAAGGCTGAGCCATGCCATCAAACAACTCTCCGGAAAAGCATTTTCATGGTGGAAAAGAGTAGATTGTTCACAAGAGAAGAGTTATGGAGAGACTATCAAAACGTGGGAAGATCTTAAAGATGCCATGATCAGGAAGTATGTATCCTCACTTCCAACACCAGATATTAGAGAAAGGTACCCAAGGAGGTTTTCAAGCCATGGGTCTAAAGGGGCAAAGAGGGTTGTACCACAACAAGGCCATAGAAGCTTAATCCATCAAGACCAGATTTGGCCAAACAAGAGGCCCACGGTTTTATATGATCAATACCAGCCTTATGAGGTCCCAAAGGCCGTGGAGAAAAAGAACTTT ACAAGTCCTGAGGTCCCGAAAGACACGATCTCCACATCCTTGTTGAGATCCAAAGTTGTCCATGATTTAAGTCCAAGAGACAAGGAGATTTTAAACCCAAAGGAAGAAGAGCCATCAAGCCAAG GAACTAAGGAGCATGAATTCAAAGGAGAGGAGCCACCAGGCGCCACACTTGTGATGGAACAGAAGCTGGTTCAAGACACAATGCAGTCCATgttgcttaaagaagcaaaaccagtAATCAAAGTATCACACCAAG GGGGAACAAATGAAAGCTATATGCGTACTGAAGTTCCAAGGAAAGAACCAGACCATAAGCACAGCCATGAACCACCTCATACGTGGAAGCCTAAAATTGAACTAAGTGTTGTTAAAATGCCAAGGCTTAAG GAATAA